In Candidatus Pantoea floridensis, the genomic window GAGCAAACGCTCGCAACGGTACGCGAAACCCTGAAGTTACCGGTAGGGCAGGACGTGCTGCCAGAACTGACGCCGGGTGGCGATCCCGGCATGGTGGCCTGTTATCTGCAGGCGCTGGCGCAAAAAGGCGTTAAGTCGGCGCTGGTGATTTCTCACCTGCCGCTGGTGGGATATTTGGTCTCTGAACTTTGCCCGCAGGAAGCGCCGCCCATGTTCGCCACCTCTGCGATAGCCTGTGTAAACTTTGATGCCGATGCCAGCGAAGGCAAGCTGGAATGGCAGGT contains:
- the sixA gene encoding phosphohistidine phosphatase SixA, which produces MQVFIMRHGDAALEAASDSVRPLTLCGCDESRQMASWLNGKTPEIDRVLVSPYLRAEQTLATVRETLKLPVGQDVLPELTPGGDPGMVACYLQALAQKGVKSALVISHLPLVGYLVSELCPQEAPPMFATSAIACVNFDADASEGKLEWQVSPSKLAKAI